In Sphingomonas sp. SORGH_AS_0950, the following are encoded in one genomic region:
- a CDS encoding class I SAM-dependent methyltransferase: MKAIDLGGFAAKFAADDDPWRTFSNRDEAVKRRAILHALGQGPWGRVLELGSGNGSNSRAIARRALRLDATEGTVEGTRLTTRAIAAWPRARAIPLALPARFPRRDYDAIVIAELLYYLSPIAMRHVARGVAAALRPGGRLVLAHHRIDYYDFAQHAADIQERFLRMTGMTWQVETMRRRAHWHVLVARLCDADTRTGLSFRHR; encoded by the coding sequence ATGAAGGCGATCGACCTTGGCGGCTTTGCCGCAAAGTTCGCGGCGGACGACGACCCATGGCGGACCTTCTCCAACCGCGACGAGGCGGTGAAGCGCCGGGCGATCCTGCATGCGCTGGGCCAGGGGCCATGGGGCAGGGTCCTGGAACTGGGCAGCGGCAATGGATCGAACAGCCGCGCCATCGCCCGTCGCGCGCTTCGGCTCGACGCGACCGAGGGGACAGTCGAGGGCACCCGCCTGACGACGCGGGCGATCGCCGCCTGGCCGCGAGCACGGGCGATACCTTTGGCCTTGCCCGCGCGGTTTCCGCGACGGGACTATGATGCGATCGTCATCGCCGAGTTGCTCTATTATCTTTCGCCCATCGCGATGCGGCATGTCGCGCGAGGTGTCGCGGCGGCCCTGCGTCCCGGCGGGCGGCTGGTCCTGGCGCATCATCGCATCGACTATTACGACTTCGCGCAGCACGCCGCCGACATCCAGGAACGCTTCCTGCGGATGACCGGCATGACCTGGCAGGTCGAGACCATGCGCCGCCGGGCGCACTGGCATGTCCTCGTCGCGCGGCTGTGCGATGCGGACACCCGGACGGGTCTTTCTTTCCGCCATCGATAA